The proteins below come from a single Ictalurus punctatus breed USDA103 chromosome 24, Coco_2.0, whole genome shotgun sequence genomic window:
- the pum1 gene encoding pumilio homolog 1 isoform X3 produces the protein MSVACVLKRKAVLWQDSFSPHLRLPPPDRPIHNMPVVLSPAGHAPQPGPAPQAPPPTQGAGRSQDDAMVDYFFQRQHGDQPGYNNGKHRWPTGDNIHADNQVRSMDELNHDFQALALEGRVMGEQLLTGKKFWESDDSGKDGPKGIFLDQWRDSAWGASDHSVSQPIMVQRRPGQGFHGVGEAGSVLSPRSESGGLGVSMVEYVLSSSPAEKLDSCLRKGAFGARDAETDDAEKRVEAKPKTAFDPERKELKESEPDPMDNPNGLPSQNGLDVDVKDFSRTPGNCPPAGPEVELGGAEMAGGTGPKPAEEFPNVEPQNVTLDPMESVSMETLQFDYTGSQLPLDSTAATVGLFDYNSPQQLFQRPSALAVQQLTAAQQQQYAIAAAQQPHIGLAPAAFMPNPYIISAAPPGTDPYAAGLAAAATLGPAVMPPQYYGVTPWGVYPANLFQQQAPAPSNSANQQPQAQNQQNQQQVMRTGGNQRPLTPSQGQQGQQTDQLVAAAAVNSALAFGQGLAAGVPGYPMLAPAAYYDQTGALVVNTGARSGPVRLMAPASVIISPTAAVAAAAASASGANAGLGGAANGAFRALSSQQAPGQQGAGALGGSSFYGSGSPSSSSQSSSLFSQGSAQPGSSSLGFNANPSSSLGATLGATLGGFGTAGVCVNPGVANSSSSGSRRDSLTGSSDLYKRTPSSLTPIGHGGFYNGLGFSSSPGPVGMPLPTQAPSHSLTPPPSLSTHGSSSSLNLGGLTNGSGRFISAAPGAEAKYRSATTGSSLFSPSSQLFPSSRLRYSMSDVMPSGRSRLLEDFRNNRYPNLQLREIAGHVMEFSQDQHGSRFIQLKLERASSAERQLVFSEILQAAYQLMVDVFGNYVIQKFFEFGSLDQKLALAERIRGHVLSLALQMYGCRVIQKALEFIPSDQQVISDMVRELDGHVLKCVKDQNGNHVVQKCIECVQPHALQFIIDAFKGQVFALSTHPYGCRVIQRILEHCLPEQTLPILEELHQHTEQLVQDQYGNYVIQHVLEHGRAEDKSKIVSEIRGNVLGLSQHKFASNVVEKCVTHSLRAERAMLIDEVCSMADGPHSALYTMMKDQYANYVVQKMIDVAEPTQRKIVMHKIRPHIGTLRKYTYGKHILAKLEKYYMKNGVDLGPLCAPPNGIM, from the exons ATGAGCGTAGCGTGCGTGTTGAAGAGAAAAGCTGTGCTCTGGCAGGATTCGTTCAGCCCCCACCTCAGACTGCCTCCCCCTGACAGGCCAATACACAATATGCCTGTGGTGCTGAGTCCCGCGGGCCACGCCCCTCAACCTGGCCCTGCTCCACAAGCTCCTCCCCCTACCCAGGGGGCAGGGCGTTCTCAAGACGATGCCATGGTAGATTACTTCTTTCAGCGGCAGCATGGTGATCAACCTGGGTACAACAATGGCAAACACCGCTGGCCTACTGGAGACAACATCCATGCTGACAACCAG GTGCGGTCAATGGATGAACTCAACCATGATTTTCAGGCGCTTGCCCTGGAGGGAAGAGTCATGGGAGAG CAGCTCCTGACAGGAAAGAAATTCTGGGAATCTGACGATTCAGGGAAAGACGGCCCAAAAGGGATCTTTCTGGACCAGTGGAGAGACAGTGCCTGGGGAGCCTCTG ATCATTCAGTGTCCCAGCCAATCATGGTGCAGCGTCGGCCAGGTCAGGGTTTCCATGGCGTTGGCGAGGCAGGGTCTGTGCTTTCTCCGCGTTCTGAGAGTGGTGGTCTAGGTGTGTCTATGGTGGAATATGTCCTGAGCTCTTCCCCTGCTGAGAAACTCGACTCTTGTCTACGTAAAGGAGCTTTT GGGGCAAGAGATGCTGAAACTGATGATGCTGAAAAGAGAGTAGAGGCAAAACCAAAAACTGCATTTGACCCAGAGAGAAAAGAACTGAAGGAATCTGAGCCTGATCCTATGGACAATCCTAACGGACTGCCCAGTCAGAATGGACTTGATGTTGACGTGAAAGACTTCAG TCGTACTCCTGGTAACTGTCCTCCTGCTGGTCCTGAGGTGGAGTTGGGTGGAGCTGAAATGGCTGGAGGAACAGGACCAAAACCAGCTGAAGAGTTCCCAAATGTTGAACCCCAAAACGTGACCCTTGACCCCATGGAATCTGTTTCCATGGAGACTTTGCAATTTGATTATACTGGTAGCCAGCTGCCTCTTGACTCCACAGCAGCTACGGTTGGCCTTTTTGATTACAACTCCCCTCAGCAG CTGTTTCAGAGGCCCAGTGCTCTGGCTGTGCAGCAGCTCACAGCcgcacagcagcagcagtatgCCATTGCTGCAGCCCAACAGCCGCACATTG GGTTAGCTCCTGCTGCGTTTATGCCGAACCCTTACATCATTAGTGCGGCCCCGCCCGGCACAGACCCCTATGCTGCCGGCCTTGCTGCTGCTGCCACTCTTG GTCCAGCAGTGATGCCCCCTCAGTATTATGGAGTAACTCCATGGGGTGTGTATCCAGCCAACCTGTTCCAGCAGCAGGCTCCTGCCCCTTCCAACTCTGCCAATCAGCAGCCACAAGCACAGAACCAGCAGAACCAACAGCAG GTAATGCGTACTGGAGGCAACCAACGACCCCTGACCCCAAGCCAGGGTCAACAGGGCCAGCAGACGGACCAGCTTGTAGCAGCTGCAGCAGTGAACTCCGCTTTGGCATTTGGACAAGGTTTGGCAGCCGGTGTTCCTG GCTACCCCATGCTTGCTCCTGCTGCATATTATGATCAGACCGGCGCTCTGGTGGTGAATACAGGAGCTCGCAGTGGCCCTGTCCGACTCATGGCTCCTGCTTCTGTCATCATCAGCCCCACTGCTGCCG TGGCTGCAGCTGCTGCCTCTGCCAGTGGAGCTAATGCAGGCCTTGGAGGTGCTGCTAATGGGGCGTTTCGTGCACTGAGTTCCCAGCAGGCTCCAGGTCAGCAGGGAGCTGGGGCTCTTGGTGGTAGCTCCTTCTATGGGAGTGGCTCTCCAAGCTCCTCCTCACAGAGCTCATCCCTGTTCTCTCAGGGTTCTGCCCAACCAGGAAGCTCTTCTCTTGGATTCAATGCTAACCCTTCCTCGTCCCTTGGAGCTACCCTTGGAGCAACACTCGGAGGTTTTGgaacagcaggtgtgtgtgtgaatccagGAG TTGCTAACTCTAGCTCCAGTGGCTCTCGCCGGGACTCTTTGACTGGCAGTTCTGACTTGTACAAGCGCACCCCCAGCAGCCTCACTCCTATTGGCCATGGAGGGTTCTACAACGGACTTGGTTTTAGCTCCTCCCCTGGCCCTGTTGGCATGCCACTTCCCACTCAAGCCCCTTCACATTCTCTAACTCCTCCACCTTCCCTTTCAACCCATGGATCCTCCAGCAGTCTCAATCTTG GAGGACTGACCAATGGCAGCGGGCGCTTCATTTCTGCTGCTCCTGGAGCTGAGGCTAAGTACCGCAGTGCCACTACTGGTTCCTCCCTCTTCAGTCCCAGCAGCCAGCTCTTCCCATCATCACGACTTCGTTACAGCATGTCTGACGTGATGCCATCTGGACGCAGCCGCCTGCTTGAGGACTTCCGTAACAACCGTTACCCGAACCTTCAACTGCGTGAGATTGCAGGCCATGTGATGGAGTTCTCTCAGGACCAGCATGGCTCCAG GTTTATTCAGTTGAAGTTGGAAAGAGCAAGCTCTGCAGAGCGTCAGCTGGTCTTCAGCGAGATTCTCCAGGCTGCCTACCAACTCATGGTTGATGTTTTTGGAAATTATGTCATTCAGAAGTTCTTTGAG TTTGGCAGTCTGGATCAGAAGTTGGCTCTTGCCGAGCGGATTCGTGGCCACGTATTGTCTCTGGCTCTGCAGATGTATGGATGCAGGGTGATCCAGAAAGCTCTGGAGTTCATCCCCTCTGACCAGCAAGTCATT AGTGATATGGTACGGGAGCTGGACGGCCACGTGCTGAAGTGTGTGAAGGATCAGAACGGGAACCATGTAGTACAAAAGTGCATCGAGTGTGTGCAGCCCCATGCTCTCCAGTTCATCATCGATGCTTTCAAAGGACAG GTGTTTGCTCTGTCCACACACCCCTATGGCTGCAGAGTGATCCAGCGTATTTTGGAGCACTGTCTTCCCGAGCAGACACTGCCAATTCTGGAAGAGCTGCACCAACACACTGAGCAACTGGTTCAA GATCAGTATGGCAACTATGTAATTCAGCATGTGCTGGAACATGGCCGCGCAGAAGACAAGAGCAAGATCGTCTCGGAGATCAGAGGAAATGTTTTGGGACTCAGCCAGCACAAGTTTGCCAG TAATGTGGTGGAGAAGTGTGTGACGCACTCGCTGCGTGCGGAGCGGGCCATGCTGATTGATGAAGTGTGCAGTATGGCGGACGGGCCCCACAGTGCCTTATACACCATGATGAAGGACCAGTACGCCAACTACGTTGTACAAAAAATGATTGACGTTGCCGAGCCGACACAGCGCAAGATCGTCATGCACAAG ATCCGGCCTCATATTGGAACCCTTCGGAAGTATACGTATGGGAAGCACATTCTGGCCAAGCTGGAGAAGTACTACATGAAGAATGGAGTAGACCTGGGCCCACTTTGTGCTCCGCCCAACGGCATCATGTAA